In one Vagococcus entomophilus genomic region, the following are encoded:
- a CDS encoding folate family ECF transporter S component — translation MGRSMKKLNVRVIALMGLMIALQVVFTRFLSVETTFLRIGIDFIPATIMGALFGPFLAAIGGGLADVLGMMIFPKGAFFLGFTFNACLIGMLYGLLYYKKELTWKRVIFSTIVITLLSSLLLTPFWLHLMYKVPFWGLMPIRLLKAVVMIPLQAVLTFLVLGRLPKEIKK, via the coding sequence ATGGGAAGAAGTATGAAAAAATTGAATGTCAGGGTAATCGCTTTAATGGGGTTGATGATTGCCTTGCAAGTGGTTTTTACACGATTTTTATCTGTGGAAACGACCTTTTTAAGGATTGGGATTGATTTCATTCCAGCCACAATAATGGGTGCCTTATTTGGCCCTTTTCTCGCTGCGATTGGTGGTGGTTTGGCTGATGTTTTAGGAATGATGATTTTTCCAAAGGGAGCTTTCTTTTTAGGGTTCACGTTTAACGCCTGCCTGATTGGCATGTTATATGGACTCTTGTACTACAAAAAAGAACTAACCTGGAAACGAGTTATTTTTTCAACAATCGTGATCACATTATTAAGTAGCTTATTGTTAACCCCTTTTTGGTTGCATTTGATGTACAAAGTGCCGTTTTGGGGATTAATGCCCATCAGACTGTTAAAAGCAGTGGTGATGATTCCTTTGCAAGCAGTTCTAACTTTTCTTGTATTAGGAAGATTACCCAAAGAAATAAAAAAATAA